From the genome of Prochlorococcus marinus XMU1419, one region includes:
- the mreC gene encoding rod shape-determining protein MreC, with amino-acid sequence MFDIRRISNSRWWHKKKNWIFFGTFLLLLFIRISKGSVYKDIYYFISKPFWPGKFQKEVIIKSTNQELLINLNLLKKDNKRLREILSLQDTSIDDIISAAVISRKTGSWWRQIILNKGSKDGVEIGSIVIGPGGLLGRVNNTSLFTASVILLTSPESKVGVWLDRIQINGLLVGVGDDYPSLILYTKNADIKVGDFVSSSPASTLLPPNIPIGIIQSVDKPSKAKKTAKISLLANPYAIDWVQILKVKI; translated from the coding sequence ATGTTCGATATCCGACGAATTTCTAATAGTCGTTGGTGGCACAAAAAGAAAAATTGGATATTCTTTGGAACCTTTTTATTGTTATTGTTTATAAGAATATCAAAAGGATCTGTTTATAAGGATATTTATTATTTTATTTCAAAGCCTTTTTGGCCTGGTAAATTCCAAAAAGAAGTTATTATTAAAAGTACCAACCAAGAATTATTAATAAACTTAAATCTCCTAAAAAAGGATAATAAAAGATTGCGTGAAATTTTATCTCTTCAAGATACATCCATTGATGATATTATTTCAGCTGCAGTTATTTCTAGAAAAACAGGAAGTTGGTGGAGACAAATTATATTGAATAAAGGCTCAAAAGACGGAGTTGAAATTGGTAGTATTGTTATTGGTCCAGGTGGATTATTGGGAAGAGTAAATAACACTTCTTTATTTACTGCATCAGTAATATTGTTAACCTCACCAGAAAGTAAAGTTGGCGTGTGGTTGGACAGAATTCAAATAAATGGTTTATTAGTTGGAGTCGGAGATGATTACCCCAGCTTGATACTATATACAAAAAATGCTGATATAAAAGTTGGAGATTTTGTATCATCTTCTCCAGCAAGCACTTTATTACCACCAAATATCCCAATTGGTATTATTCAATCTGTAGATAAGCCATCTAAAGCAAAAAAAACAGCAAAGATATCACTTTTAGCAAACCCTTACGCAATTGATTGGGTGCAAATTTTAAAAGTAAAAATTTAA
- the rpaB gene encoding response regulator transcription factor RpaB, whose amino-acid sequence MSKARILVVDDEPAVLKVLVTRLQLAGYQVYSATNGEEALESFHRDSPDLIVLDVMLPKMDGFAVCRRIRAESVVPIIFLTALEAISERVAGLDLGADDYLSKPFSPKELEARIATILRRMGPTVSVTETKEVPSGKGVMKFGSLVVDTNRRQVSRAGERISLTYTEFSLLELLFDEPGKVVPRAEILEQLWGYPPRRAADLRVVDVYVARLRGKLEPDPRNPELILTVRGIGYASQRVGETATSLAS is encoded by the coding sequence ATGTCAAAAGCAAGAATTTTAGTTGTTGATGATGAGCCAGCGGTTTTGAAGGTATTAGTTACAAGACTTCAACTTGCAGGCTACCAAGTTTATTCAGCCACTAACGGAGAAGAAGCCCTTGAATCTTTTCACAGAGATTCTCCAGACTTGATAGTTCTAGATGTAATGCTTCCAAAAATGGATGGATTCGCAGTTTGTAGAAGAATAAGAGCTGAATCTGTGGTTCCGATAATATTTTTGACTGCTCTAGAGGCGATTTCAGAAAGAGTTGCAGGTTTAGATTTAGGGGCTGATGATTACTTATCTAAACCATTTAGCCCAAAAGAGTTAGAAGCTAGGATAGCTACTATTTTAAGAAGAATGGGTCCAACTGTATCAGTTACTGAAACTAAAGAGGTTCCATCTGGTAAAGGTGTTATGAAATTTGGAAGTTTAGTTGTTGATACTAATCGAAGGCAAGTTTCTAGAGCAGGTGAAAGAATTAGTTTAACTTATACTGAATTTAGCCTTTTGGAATTATTATTCGATGAACCTGGGAAAGTTGTTCCACGAGCCGAGATTTTAGAGCAGCTTTGGGGTTATCCCCCAAGGAGAGCTGCAGATTTAAGAGTGGTAGATGTTTATGTAGCGAGATTAAGAGGTAAATTAGAGCCAGATCCAAGAAATCCTGAATTAATACTAACTGTTCGTGGTATCGGTTATGCATCTCAGAGAGTTGGTGAAACAGCAACATCTTTGGCAAGTTGA
- a CDS encoding DedA family protein has translation MNLIPENFLTSIPDFISLAVEKNATIAYLTICLAMFLENVIPPIPSEIIMPLGGFFVYQQKLNFFILVFWGLFGTLLGSLPWYYLGRLVNEKKLSNFLDKKGKYLGISSNDLAKSKRWFEKYGVSLVFWGRLVPGIRTLISVPAGIELMPLRKFLIWTTFGSLIWVVILTYAGYLFGENYPVIETYLDQIKYVVKPILVLIFLYFFIKLLIRIIKRNKA, from the coding sequence TTGAATCTAATCCCGGAAAATTTTCTCACTTCAATTCCTGACTTTATAAGTTTGGCTGTCGAAAAAAATGCAACAATTGCATACCTTACTATTTGTTTGGCTATGTTTTTAGAAAATGTAATACCCCCAATTCCGTCGGAAATAATAATGCCATTAGGAGGGTTTTTCGTTTATCAACAAAAATTAAATTTTTTTATTTTAGTTTTCTGGGGCTTATTTGGAACGCTCTTGGGATCTTTACCTTGGTATTACTTAGGCAGATTAGTAAATGAAAAAAAACTTTCAAATTTTTTAGATAAAAAGGGGAAATATTTAGGAATTTCCTCGAATGATTTGGCTAAAAGTAAAAGGTGGTTTGAAAAATACGGGGTCTCTTTAGTTTTTTGGGGTCGATTAGTGCCAGGCATAAGAACTTTAATTTCTGTTCCTGCTGGAATAGAACTTATGCCATTAAGAAAATTTTTGATTTGGACTACATTCGGTAGCCTAATATGGGTTGTAATTCTAACTTATGCCGGTTATTTATTTGGTGAAAATTATCCAGTTATTGAAACTTATTTGGATCAAATTAAATATGTGGTTAAGCCAATATTAGTTTTAATTTTTTTATATTTTTTCATAAAGTTACTTATTAGAATTATTAAGAGAAATAAAGCCTAA
- the ahcY gene encoding adenosylhomocysteinase — protein MVIANSIKTTVPSFVISDISLSNFGRKEIKIAETEMPGLMALRDKYKNEKPLKGAKIAGSLHMTIQTAVLIETLVDLGAQVKWASCNIFSTQDHAAAAIADQGIPVYAKKGETLDEYWQYTHYILDWGSDSPNMILDDGGDATGLLILGSKAEKDLSVLDNPNNEEEIALFNSIKSKLQIDGSFYSRIKSKIIGVTEETTTGVARLYQLQKQNALPFPAINVNDSVTKSKFDNLYGCRESLVDSIKRATDVMIAGKVALVMGFGDVGKGSAQSLRGLGAIVKVAEVDPICALQAAMEGYSVVRLDDVVEDIDIFVTATGNYQVITHENLVKMKDEAIVCNIGHFDNEIDVASLKKYSWENIKPQVDHITLPSGNKIILLAEGRLVNLGCATGHPSFVMSNSFTNQVLAQIELFNKSDQYAKEVYVLPKHLDEMVARLHLDKIGAKLTKLTKKQADYINVSVDGPYKPELYRY, from the coding sequence ATGGTTATCGCAAATTCAATTAAAACAACGGTTCCTAGTTTCGTAATCTCTGATATTTCATTATCAAATTTTGGACGTAAAGAAATTAAAATCGCTGAAACAGAGATGCCAGGATTAATGGCACTCAGAGATAAATACAAGAACGAAAAGCCACTCAAAGGTGCAAAAATAGCTGGAAGTTTACATATGACAATTCAGACAGCTGTACTAATAGAAACTCTTGTTGATCTTGGCGCACAAGTTAAATGGGCTTCATGCAATATTTTTTCAACCCAAGATCATGCGGCTGCAGCTATTGCTGATCAAGGGATTCCGGTATATGCAAAGAAAGGTGAGACTCTTGATGAATATTGGCAGTACACCCACTACATACTTGATTGGGGTTCAGATTCTCCAAATATGATTCTTGATGATGGAGGTGATGCAACAGGCCTATTGATACTTGGTAGTAAAGCAGAAAAAGATTTGTCTGTTTTAGATAATCCTAATAATGAAGAAGAAATTGCTTTATTCAATTCTATTAAGTCTAAGTTGCAAATTGATGGCAGCTTCTATTCCAGAATCAAAAGTAAAATTATTGGTGTTACTGAAGAAACTACTACTGGTGTTGCTAGACTTTATCAACTTCAAAAGCAAAACGCTTTACCATTTCCAGCTATAAATGTTAATGATTCAGTAACAAAAAGCAAATTTGACAATTTATATGGCTGTCGGGAATCTTTAGTTGATAGCATTAAGCGAGCGACTGATGTAATGATTGCGGGCAAAGTTGCGTTAGTAATGGGATTTGGTGATGTAGGTAAAGGCTCAGCTCAGTCATTAAGAGGACTTGGTGCCATTGTAAAAGTTGCTGAAGTTGATCCAATTTGCGCGCTACAAGCGGCAATGGAAGGTTATAGCGTAGTTAGGTTAGATGATGTTGTCGAAGATATAGACATATTTGTTACTGCCACTGGTAATTATCAGGTAATTACCCATGAAAATCTTGTCAAGATGAAGGACGAAGCCATAGTTTGTAATATCGGCCATTTTGATAATGAAATCGATGTAGCTTCATTAAAAAAATATTCTTGGGAAAATATTAAGCCGCAGGTTGATCACATAACTTTACCGAGCGGAAACAAAATTATTCTTTTAGCCGAAGGTAGATTAGTTAACTTGGGTTGTGCTACTGGTCATCCAAGTTTTGTTATGAGTAATTCTTTCACTAATCAAGTATTAGCTCAAATTGAACTTTTCAATAAGTCAGATCAATATGCTAAGGAGGTCTATGTTTTACCAAAACATTTAGATGAAATGGTAGCTAGATTACATTTAGATAAAATTGGTGCAAAACTAACAAAGTTAACTAAAAAACAGGCTGATTATATTAACGTTTCAGTTGATGGACCTTATAAACCAGAATTGTATAGATATTAA
- the lysS gene encoding lysine--tRNA ligase, giving the protein MSEIREARLQKANKLVSKGFDSYAESFKVTHTTKFLFQKFDYLENGQEQDFSVKVAGRVMAKRVMGKIAFFTISDQEGQIQLYLDKRIINFENQKLLSFDDIKELVDIGDWIGVCGTIKKTNKGELSIKVEKWEMLSKSLQPLPDKWHGLTDIEKRYRQRYLDLIVNPLSKNVFKTRAKCISFIRKWLDKRNFLEIETPILQSEAGGAEARPFITHHNTLDIPLYLRIATELHLKRMVVGGFEKVYELGRIFRNEGISTKHNPEFTSVEIYQAFSNYVDMMDLTEELIKDIVVDACGSLVINYQNREIDFSKPWSRVSMKEIVKKYTGIDFDSFSGDFEAAKKAFKRINVEFPTKVNTMGRLLNEVFEQKVESELIEPTFVFDYPVEISPLARAHQDNKEMVQRFELFIVGRELANAFSELIDPVDQRERMQLQQSLRDEGDLEAHCIDEDFLNALEIGMPPTGGLGIGIDRLIMLITNSPSIRDVIPFPLLKPEKNSNKNEKLPLNEVK; this is encoded by the coding sequence TTGTCTGAAATAAGAGAAGCCCGCTTACAAAAAGCTAATAAACTAGTTAGTAAAGGATTTGATTCTTACGCAGAAAGTTTTAAAGTCACTCATACTACCAAATTTCTTTTTCAAAAATTTGATTATCTAGAAAATGGTCAAGAGCAAGATTTTAGTGTCAAAGTAGCTGGTAGAGTGATGGCAAAAAGGGTAATGGGTAAAATTGCCTTTTTTACAATAAGTGATCAAGAAGGTCAGATTCAGCTTTATTTGGATAAAAGAATTATAAATTTTGAAAACCAAAAATTACTTTCTTTCGATGATATTAAGGAATTAGTAGATATTGGTGATTGGATAGGTGTATGTGGAACTATTAAAAAAACTAATAAGGGTGAGCTTTCAATTAAAGTAGAAAAATGGGAAATGCTATCCAAATCATTACAGCCTTTACCTGATAAATGGCATGGATTAACTGATATTGAAAAAAGATATAGACAACGTTATCTAGATTTAATAGTCAATCCTCTCTCTAAAAATGTATTTAAAACAAGAGCAAAATGTATAAGCTTTATAAGAAAATGGTTAGATAAAAGAAATTTTTTAGAGATAGAGACTCCAATTCTGCAATCTGAAGCAGGTGGAGCTGAAGCGCGACCATTTATTACTCACCATAATACTTTAGATATCCCGCTGTATCTAAGAATAGCAACAGAATTACATTTGAAACGGATGGTTGTTGGAGGATTTGAGAAAGTGTATGAATTAGGAAGAATCTTCCGTAATGAGGGAATAAGTACAAAACATAATCCAGAATTTACTTCAGTTGAAATTTATCAAGCTTTTTCAAATTATGTTGATATGATGGACCTCACAGAAGAACTTATAAAAGACATCGTAGTTGATGCATGTGGATCTTTAGTTATAAATTATCAAAATAGAGAAATTGATTTTTCTAAACCTTGGTCAAGAGTATCTATGAAAGAAATAGTCAAGAAATATACAGGGATTGATTTTGATTCTTTCAGTGGAGACTTTGAAGCTGCAAAAAAAGCTTTTAAAAGGATAAATGTTGAATTTCCAACTAAAGTTAATACTATGGGAAGACTTCTTAATGAGGTATTTGAGCAAAAAGTAGAGTCAGAGCTTATAGAACCCACTTTTGTTTTCGATTATCCTGTTGAAATTTCTCCCCTAGCTAGGGCTCATCAAGATAACAAAGAAATGGTTCAGAGATTTGAATTATTTATTGTTGGTCGGGAGCTCGCAAATGCTTTTAGCGAATTGATAGATCCAGTAGATCAAAGAGAAAGAATGCAATTACAGCAATCTCTTAGAGATGAAGGAGATTTGGAAGCTCATTGTATAGATGAAGATTTTTTGAATGCTTTAGAAATTGGAATGCCTCCTACAGGAGGATTAGGCATAGGAATTGACAGACTTATTATGTTAATTACTAATAGCCCGTCAATTAGAGATGTAATACCTTTCCCGTTATTAAAACCAGAAAAAAATTCAAATAAAAATGAAAAATTACCCTTGAATGAAGTAAAATAG
- a CDS encoding rod shape-determining protein: protein MIFNRFKFSRDIGIDLGTANTLIHVSGKGVVLQEPSVVAMDLEEGIPLAVGKEAKLMLGRTPGNIRAVRPLRDGVIADFDAAEQMIKTFIQKCNEGKGIVAPRIVIGIPSGVTSVERRAVREAGLAGAREVHLIDEPVAAAIGASLPVTEPIGTMIVDIGGGTTEVAVLSLGGTVLSESVRIAGDEINESIALYLKKVHNLVVGERTAEDIKIKIGSAFPDDDFDKTTYEVRGLHLLSGLPRSVTLTSGEIREAMAETLSKIVEAVKRTLERTPPELAADIVDRGIMLAGGGALVRGINDLLSDETGIFTHIAENPLLCVVNGCGEVLDDFKKLKRVVDTPDFIRNAIRD, encoded by the coding sequence GTGATTTTTAACAGATTTAAATTTTCTAGAGACATTGGCATAGATTTAGGAACGGCCAATACTCTTATACACGTATCAGGTAAGGGAGTTGTTTTACAAGAGCCTTCAGTAGTAGCAATGGATTTAGAAGAAGGGATTCCATTGGCTGTTGGTAAAGAAGCAAAGTTAATGCTAGGAAGAACACCTGGCAATATAAGAGCTGTAAGACCACTACGAGATGGGGTCATAGCAGATTTTGATGCGGCAGAACAAATGATAAAGACATTTATTCAAAAATGTAATGAGGGTAAAGGTATAGTAGCCCCAAGAATAGTTATTGGTATTCCAAGTGGAGTGACCAGTGTTGAGAGAAGAGCTGTAAGAGAAGCTGGATTAGCAGGAGCTAGAGAAGTACACTTGATTGATGAACCCGTTGCAGCTGCAATAGGAGCATCATTACCAGTCACTGAGCCAATTGGAACTATGATTGTTGATATTGGTGGTGGCACTACTGAGGTTGCAGTATTAAGTTTAGGCGGAACTGTATTAAGTGAATCTGTTCGAATAGCTGGTGACGAAATCAATGAATCAATTGCTCTATATCTTAAAAAAGTACACAATTTAGTTGTTGGAGAAAGAACAGCAGAAGACATTAAGATCAAAATTGGATCTGCATTCCCAGATGATGATTTTGATAAAACTACTTATGAGGTGAGAGGTCTACATTTATTGTCAGGTTTACCTAGGTCAGTAACTTTGACATCTGGGGAAATAAGAGAAGCTATGGCTGAAACACTTAGTAAAATAGTTGAAGCTGTTAAAAGAACTTTAGAGCGAACCCCTCCTGAACTTGCTGCAGATATTGTTGATAGGGGAATTATGCTTGCAGGAGGTGGAGCTTTAGTAAGAGGTATTAATGATTTATTGAGTGATGAAACGGGAATTTTTACTCACATAGCAGAAAACCCACTTCTTTGTGTGGTTAATGGTTGTGGAGAGGTTTTGGATGATTTTAAAAAACTTAAAAGAGTGGTTGATACTCCAGACTTTATAAGGAACGCGATAAGAGATTAA
- a CDS encoding single-stranded DNA-binding protein, which translates to MEINTINLVGRAGREPDVRYFESGTIVANFTIAVNRRSRDEEPDWFNLEIWGKQAQIAADYVKKGSLIGITGSFKIDSWKDKNTGEDRYKPVVRVDRLNLLGSRKDSENNQYTSSSNSSEIPF; encoded by the coding sequence ATGGAAATTAACACTATTAATCTAGTTGGCAGAGCTGGAAGAGAACCAGACGTAAGATATTTTGAATCTGGTACAATCGTAGCAAATTTCACTATTGCAGTTAACAGAAGAAGTCGAGATGAGGAGCCAGACTGGTTTAATTTAGAAATATGGGGCAAACAAGCTCAAATAGCAGCAGATTATGTTAAAAAAGGATCTTTAATTGGCATTACAGGAAGTTTTAAAATTGACAGTTGGAAAGATAAAAATACTGGGGAAGATAGATACAAACCTGTAGTTAGAGTTGATAGATTGAACTTACTAGGCTCTCGAAAAGATTCTGAAAATAACCAATATACAAGTAGCAGTAATTCTAGTGAAATTCCTTTTTAG